The Streptomyces sp. cg36 genomic interval TCCCGGAAGAAGCCGGAGATGCGGACCGTGACATCGATGCGCGGACGGCCGAGCTCGGCGGCGGGCACCACCTCGAAGCCGGTGACGCGCCGCGACGCGTCGTCCCACACCGGGCGGCAGCCGAGCAGCGCCAGGACCTCGGCGATGTCGTCGCCCTGGGTGCGCATCGCCGAGGTGCCCCAGACGGTGAGGCCCACGGACTTCGGGTACGCGCCCGTGTCCGCGAGGTAGCGCGCCACCAGCGAGTCCGCGAGCGCCTGGCCGACCTCCCAGCTCAGCCGGGACGGGATGGCCTTGGGGTCCACCGAGTAGAAGTTCCGCCCGGTGGGCAGCACGTTGACCAGGCCGCGGGTGGGGGAGCCCGAGGGGCCCGCCGGGACGTAACCGCCGTCCAGGGCGTGCAGGACGTGCCCGATCTCGTCGCTGGTGCGCGCCAGGCGCGGCACCACCTCGCGGCAGGCGAACTCCAGCACCGCCACCGCGGCCGGGAGCGGGCCGCCCAGCACCTCGGCCACCAGGCCCGGACACTGCGCCGCGTCCCAGCCGCGCTCCTCCATGCCCTCCGCCAGCCGGCGGCACAGCTGCTCCAGGAGGTCGATCGCGTCGGCCGCGCTGCGGGCCGGGCCCGCCACCAGCTCCGTCAGCTCCGCCGCCACCTTGACCGGGGCGCCCGGCTCGGCCAGCAACTCCTTCTCGGCCAGCCCGAAGTGCTCGGCCAGCGCGGCGCGCAGACCCGGCAGCGCGTCCGCCTCGCCGCCCCACACCTGGGAGGCGCGCAGCACCGCGAGCACCAGGTTGACCCGGGGCCCGGCCTCGGGGCCGCCGCCCAGGACGTGCAGCCCGTCACGGATCTGCACGTCCTTGATCTCACACAGATAGCCGTCGATGTGCAGCACGAACTCGTCGAAGTCGCCGTCGTCCGGCTGCTCGTCGAGGTGCAGGTCGTGGTGGAGCTCGGCGGCCTTGACCAGCGTCCAGATCTGGGCCCGCACCGCCGGGGCCTTCGTCGGGTCGAGATCGCTCACCAGGGCGTACTCGTCGAGGAGTTGCTCCAGTTTGGCCAGGTCGCCGTAGGTGTCGGCGCGGGCCATCGGGGGGACCAGATGGTCCACGACGGTGGCGTGGCCGCGCCGCTTGGCCTGGGTGCCCTCGCCCGGGTCGTTGACAATGAACGGGTACACCAGCGGCAGTTCGCCCAGGACCGCGTCCGGGCCGCAGCCCGCGGAGAGGCCGAGGCCCTTGCCGGGCAGCCACTCCAGGGTGCCGTGCTTGCCCATGTGCACGACGGCGTCGGCGCCGAAGCCGCCCCGCGACACCGGGGTCTCCAGCCAGCGGTAGGCCGCCAGATAGTGGTGGGAGGGCGGCATGTCGGGGTCGTGGTAGATCGCGATCGGGTTCTCGCCGAAGCCGCGCGGCGGCTGGATCATCACCACCACGTTGCCGAACCGGAGGGAGGCGAGCACGATCTCGTCGCCGTCCACGTACAGCTGTCCCGGGGGCTCGCCCCAGTGCTCCCGGATGCTCGCGCGCAGCTCGGGCGCCAGCTCCTCGAACCAGGAGCGGTAGTCGGCGAGCGGTACGCGCGCGGGGGCGGCGGCCAGCTGCTCCTCGGTGAGCCACTCCACGTCGTGGCCGCCCGCCGCGATCAGCCGGTGGATCAGCTCGTCCCCGTCGTCCGGGTGGCCCTCCACCGCGTACCCCGCGTCGCGCAGGGCGTCCAGGACGCGGACGGCGGAGGCGGGGGTGTCCAGGCCCACCGCGTTGCCCACCCGGGAGTGCTTGGTGGGGTAGGCGGTGAAGACCAGCGCGATCCTCTTCTCCGCGTTGGGCTTGTGCCTGAGCCGGGCGTGGCGCACCGCGATCCCGGCGACCCGGGAGGCCCGCTCGGGGTCGGCGACATAGACCGGCACCTCGTCCGGGCCCTGTTCCTTGAAGGAGAACGGGACCGTGATCAGCCGGCCGTCGAACTCGGGGATGGCCACCTGCATCGCCGCGTCCATGGGGGAGACCGCCGCGTTCGACGCCTCCCAGACGGCCTTGGCGGAGGTGAGGCAGAGCCCTTGCAGCACCGGCACGTCCAGCTCGGCCAGGGCGCCGATGTCCCAGGCGTCCTCGTCGCCGCCCGCACTGGCCCGCGCGGCGGTGGCGCCGCCCGCCGCCAGGACGGTGGCGACCAGCGCGTCGGCCCGGCCCAGCGTCTCGTACAGCGCGGGCTCGGCACCGCGCAGCGAACCCACGTACACCGGAAGGGCGTTGGCGCCGTGGGCCTCGATGCTGTCGCACAGGACGTCGACGAACGCGGTGTTGCCGGACAGCTCGTGCGCGCGGTAGAAGAGCACGCCCACGGTCGGCCGGTCCGCGAGCCGCGCGCGCCTGCCGTGCACGCCCCACTCGGGCATCGGCTGCGGCTCGGCGAAGCCGACGCCGGTCAGCAGCACGGTGTCGGAGAGGAAGCGGGCCAGCTCCACCAGATTGCCCGGGCCGCCCTCCACCAGATAGCGCAGGGCCTCGGCGACCACACCGGCGGGCACCGACGACTCGGCCATCAGCTCGGCGTCCGGCACCGACTCCCCGCCCAGCAGCACGGTGGGGATCCCGGCGGCCCGCAGCGCCGCCAGCCCGTCCTCCCAGGCGCGCTTGCCGCCGAGCAGGCGCACCACGGCGACGGCCGCCCCGTCGAGCAGGGCGGGCAGCTCCTCGGCCACGTCGAGACGGGTCGGGTTGCCGATCCGGTAGGGCGCCCCGGAGGCCCGGGCCGCCAGGAGGTCGGTGTCGGCGGTCGACAGCAACAGCACAGTGCTCATGCGGGCGCTCCTGGTGCGATGAAGGGAAGTCCGACCGGAGCCCCCTGCTCGATGAGCCGCATGAGGGCGTCCGTGTCCGCGTGTTCTTCGATGAGGTCCCCGAGGCGGTCCAGCTGCTCCTCGCGCAGCGCACCGAACGACGTGTCGGGGGCGGGCACGAAACGCCGTCCGGTGGCGCTCGCGACCCGCTCCAGGAACCGCCGCCTGAATCCGTCGCTCTCAAGTGACCCGTGCCAGTGCGTCCCCCAGACCGCACCGACCCGGCATCCGTCCAAGAAGGCTTCCCCGCCCAGCACTTCGGCGACGCCGTGGTGGATCTCGTATCCCTCCACGCGCTCGCCCAGCGCCTCACCGGTCGGCCGTGCAAGTGTCTTCTCGGCCGCGAACCGCACCCGCACGGGCAGCAGTCCGAGACCCGTCACGGAGCCCGCCCGCGACTCGACCTCGTCCTCGATGTGCTCTGCGAGCACCTGGAACCCGCCGCAGATCCCCAGCACCGGACGCCCCTCGGCCGCCCTGCGCGCCAGCTCCCGCGCCAGCCCCCGTTCCCTCAGCCACTCCAACGCCCGGACCGTGCCCCGGGTTCCCGGCACGACGACCAGATCCGCGTCGACGAGCTCCTCGGGCCGGTCCACGAACCGCACGACCACGCCCGGCTCGGCGGCGAGCGCGTCGACATCGGTGAAGTTGGACATCAGCGGCACCGCGCAGACCGCCACGCGCAGCACGTCCTCGCCGACCGGCGGCGCCACCACGGACTCGCGCACGGTGCCGCGCAGCGAGACCCGCAGCCCGTCCTCCTCGTCGATGCCGAGCCCGTGCGCGTACGGCAGGATCCCGTACGTGTGCCGCCCGGTGAGGCCGTGCAGCATGTCGATGCCCGGTTCCAGGAGCGTGACGTCGCCGCGGAACTTGTTGACCATGTACCCCGCCACCAGGGCCTGGTCCTCCGGGCTGAGCAGCGCGGTCGTGCCGAAGAACGAGGCGAACACCCCGCCCCGGTCGATGTCGCCGACCACCACGACCGGCAGTTTCGCCGCCCGCGCGATGCCCATGTTCACGATGTCGGTGCGCCGCAGATTGATCTCGGCCGGGCTGCCCGCCCCTTCGCAGATCACGGCGTCATATGTGCCCCGCAGCCGCTCCAGACAGTCCAGAACGGTGCCCAGGAGTGCTTCCTGGCGTCCGCCGTGGTAGCCGCGGGCGCTCAGTTCGCCCACCGGCCGGCCCATGAGCACGACCTGGCTCGAACGGTCGCTCCCCGGCTTGAGCAGCACGGGGTTCATCAGCGCGGACGGCTCGACGCGCGCCGCCTGCGCCTGCATCGCCTGCGCCCGGCCGATCTCCGCGCCCTCGCGCGTGACGAACGAGTTGAGGGACATGTTCTGTCCCTTGAACGGCGCCACCTTCACGCCCTGGCGCACCAGCCACCGGCAGATGCCCGCGGTGACGACGCTCTTCCCGGCGTCGGACGTGGTGCCCGCGATCAGCAGACCGCCGCTCATGTACGTACCTTCCTCACCGCGACAGCGACGCCCAGGGCCAGCCAGCCCACCCGCCGCGACAGCCGCACCGCTCGTTCGATGTCACCGACCTCGACGGCCCGGCCTGGGCCGTTGAGGACGGGCCGGTGCTCGACCCGTCCGCCGTACGAGAGCGTGCCGCCCAGCCGGACGCCGAGCGCACCCGCGAACGACGCTTCCACCGGGCCCGCGTTGGGGCTCGGGTGCTTGGCCGCGTCCGCCCGCCACGCGCGCGTGGCCGCGCGCGGGGAGCCCCCGGCGGCCACCGCGAGGGCGGCGGTGAGCCGGGCGCCGGGCCAGCCCGCCACGTCGTCCAGGCGCGCCGAGGCCCAGCCGTAGCGCAGGTGGCGCGGCGAGCGGTGGCCGACCATCGCGTCCAGGGTGTTGACGGCGCGGAACGCCACCAGGCCGGGCACCCCCGCGAGCGCCCCCCACACCAGGGCGCCGACCACGGCGTCGGAGGTGTTCTCGGCGACGGACTCGACGACGGCGCGCGCGATGCCGGGCGCGTCCAGGGTCTGCGGGTCGCGCCCGCACAGATGGGGCAGCCGCGCGCGGGCCGCCTCGACGTCCCCCGCGTCGAGGGCGGCGCCGATCGCGCGGGCCTCCCGGCCGAGCGAGGTGCCGCCGACGACGGCCCAGGTGGCGGCGGCGGTCAGGGCGGCGGAGGCGGCCGGCCGGCCGCGCACCGCGCGCGTGGCGAGCAGTGCGGCGCCCGCGGCGCCCCCGGCGCACACGGCGGTGTGCAGCGCGCCCCAGCCCCGGTGGTCGCGCCACAGCGCGCGCTCGACGGCGGCGGCGGCCCGGCCGAACGCCGCGACCGGGTGGCCCCGGCGCGGGTCGCCGAGGAGCAGGTCACCGAGGAGCCCGGCGGTGGCGCCGTACGCGAAGGTGCGGTCGGCACGCATCGGGGTCAGCCCTTCGCAACGCCGCGAGGAACTCCGGTACGGGTGGGGGGTGCCGAGAACTGGCAGGCGCGCATGGCGGTGTGTCCTCACTCAGGGTGTCCGCGCCCTGGTACGACGTCGACCGGCGGTGAGAGTTCCTGGCTCACGGGGATGCTTCCCCGGTGACAGTGGCGGGACCGCGCCGGATTCGCACCGGCTTCCTCTTCTGCCGCCGTAAATGGCTCGGGCAGTCCACCACGCCGGGGAACGCCCGTCAACTCGCTGCTGACCTGCGACGGGAGAGTGTGTTGGGGCACACAGAGAACCGCCCCGCGGCCGTGCCGCGGGGCGGTTCCGGTGGTGCGTGCGACGCGTGCGGCGCTACTTGCCGACGATCAGGTTGATGCCGTACGCGACGGCCGCAGCGCAGAGCGCGAAGCAGAGGTAGGCGGTGGTGCGGGCCACCGTGACGTTGCCCTTGCCGGCCGCCGCGGACTGCTGCTTGCTGAGTCCGACGATGCCGACGGTGAACAGGCCCACCAGGCCGACGGTGACGATGAGGCTGACACCGAAGACGGTGCCGAGAGCTGCCCAGTCGATGTGCATGACGATTCCTTCGGGTGCGCGGCGGCCGTCAGACCGTGGCCGGGCGGGGCGGGTCGGCGGGGGCCACCGGGGCCGGGGCCGCGATGGTCGCCGTCAGGTCGGCGGCCACGGCCACGGCGGCGGCGGTCGGGGGCGGGGTGACGGCGGCCATGGCGGTGGTCACCACGCCCGCGGGCTCGGCCGGGGTCTCGGTGGCGGCGGGAGCGGCGGTGACGTCGTTGTGGTCGACCGGCTCGCGGCGCGACAGCTTCCAGATGAAGCCGGAGCCCGCGACCAGCAGGATCGCCACGAGGACGACGCCCCAGGTGCCCTGGCCGGTGAGGAACTCGGCGCCCGCGCCCACCAGACCGGCGGCCGGCAGGGTCAGGCCCCACGCCACGAACATCCGGGTCGCGGTGGACCAGCGGACCACACCGCCCTTGCGGCCCAGACCCGCGCCCATGACGGAGCCGGAGCAGACCTGGGTGGTGGAGAGGGAGAAGCCGAGGTGCGAGGAGGCCAGGATGACGGTGGCGGCACCGGACTGGGCGGCGAAGCCCTGCGGCGGCGCCAGCTCGGTCAGGCCCTTGCCCATGGTGCGGATGATGCGCCAGCCGCCGAGGTAGGTGCCCATGGCGATGGCCAGGCCGGCCGAGACGATGACCCACATCGGGGGGTTGGCGCCCGGGTGCAGCACACCGCCGGTGACCAGGGCCAGGGTGATGATGCCCATGGTCTTCTGCGCGTCGTTGGTGCCGTGGGCGAGCGAGACGAGACCGGCGGAGGCGATCTGTCCGGCCCGGTAGCCCTTGGCGGTGGCCTTCTCGTCCGTGTTGCGGTTGATCCGGTACGTGAGGCGGGTCGCCAGCATCGAGGCGACGCCCGCGACGATCGGGGCGGCGACGGCGGGCAGCAGCACCTTGGTGACGACGGTGGAGCCGTTGACCGAGGACCAGCCGGCCGACATCACGGCCGCGCCGATCAGACCGCCGAACAGGGCGTGGGACGAGCTGGACGGCAGACCGAGCAGCCAGGTCACCAGGTTCCACAGGATGGCGCCGACCAGGGCCGCGAAGATCACTTCGGTTCTGATGCCCTTTTCGTTGACGATCCCGCCGGAGATCGTCTTGGCGACCTCCACCGACAGGAACGCGCCGACCAGGTTGAGCGCGGCGGACATGGCCACCGCGGCTTTGGGCTTCAGTGCGCCGGTCGAGATGGTGGTGGCCATCGCGTTGGCGGTGTCATGGAAACCGTTCGTGAAATCGAACACTAGAGCTGTCACGACCACAATGGCGAGCAGCAGCGTGATGTGTTCCATTTACCCAGGCAATCGTTCGACGTCAGTGTTGCGATGAACGTAAGTAACCTGGATGAACGGAAGGTGAACTGGGTCCGGCCCTGCGGTGTATCTGACCGCTTTTTGCGGTGTGCAGGCCCTGACAAACGCCTTCAAGCGTTCAAATGCCCCAGAGAAAGAGATACTGGTCACCCTCTGGCGCCCGCCGCACGGCCTGCGAGGATCGCCCCATGGGAGAGCCGAACGACCGCGAAACGATCGCCGCCGCCTGGGCCGAACTGACCGCCACCGCGCGCCGCACCGCCGAGGAGGGCCTGGTCGTGGGCACCTCCGGCAACGTCTCGGTACGCGTGGGCGACCTCGTCCTGGTCACCCCGAGCGGCGTCCCCTACGACCGCCTCGGCCCCGACGACACCGTCGCCGTCGACCTCACCGGCCGCCAGGTGACCGGCACGCTCCGCCCCACCAGCGAGCTGCCCGTGCACCTCGCCGTGCACGCGAACACCGCCGCCCGCGCCGTCGTCCACACCCACGCCGTGCACGCCACCGCCGTCTCCACCCTGGTCGACGAGCTGCCGCCGGTCCACTACATGACCGCCGCCCTCGGTGGTCCGGTCCAGGTCGCGCCGTACGCGCTGTACGGCACCGAGGAACTGGCGCGAAACATGGTGCGCGCACTGGAGGGCCGCACCGCCTGCCTGCTGCGCAACCACGGAACGATCACTTACGGAACCACCCTCTCCGAGGCGTACGACCGCACCGCCCAGCTGGAGTGGATGTGCCGCCTCTGGCTCACCGCCTCCGCGATCCCCGGCCGCACCCCCTCCCTGCTCTCCCCGGCCGACCTGGACCGGGCCGCCGAGCAGTTCCGGGGGTACGGACAGCCCGGGGCCGGGCCGGGGGAGTGACCCGGTAGGACCCCGTCCACTGGCCGCGCGCGCGACGGCTGCCCACACTGGAGCGGTGCGCCCGGCAACAGCGACGGCAGCGGCCGTCACCACACTCATCGGCGTCGGCGCGGCAGCGGTGGCCGCCGGACGGTACGCGAGCGACGCCGCCCTCAAGGCGCCGCCGGGCCGCCCCCTGCCCGCCGACCCCGAACTCACCGTGCACGCCACCGCGCCCGGCCGGATCACCCTGACCCGCTGCCTGGCCGCGCAACGCCCCGGCGTGTACGCGATCGAGGGCCCCGGCATCCACGCCGTGGTCGGACCCGTCGTCGAGGACGCGCCGCACCCGGCCGACACCGTGGTGCGCCGCCTGGAACGGGTCACCGAAGGCACCCCGGCGGCGGGGGACCGGGTCCGGCTCACCCCGCAGATCCACCGCGGCACCCCCGCCACCCTCGGCCTGTCCTACGAGGACGTGGAGATCCCGTCCGAACTGGGCTCGCTGCCCGCCTGGCTGGTGGAGGGCGTCCGGGACACCTGGGTCATCGCCGTGCACGGCATCGGCACCACCCGCGAGCACGCGCTGAACATCGCGGGCTTCCTGCACCGCCACCGCCTCCCCGTCCTCGTCCCCGCCTACCGGGGCGACGAGGGCGCGCCCCGCTCGCCCGACGGCCTCGCCCACCTCGGCGACTCCGAGTGGCGCGACCTGGACGCCGCCGTCCGCTACGCGGTCCGGCGCGGCGCCCGGCGCGTCATCCTGCACGGCTGGTCCACCGGCGCCACCATGGCGCTGCACACCACCACCGGCTCGGCGCTGCGCGACCGCGTCGCGGGCGTCGTCCTGGACTCGCCGGTCCTCGACTGGGAAGGCACCCTGCGCGCCCTCGCCGTCGCCAACGGGGCCCCGGCCGCCCTGCTGCCGCTCGCCGTACGGGCCGCCCAGGGCCGCACCGGCCCGCACGGCGACCACCTGCGCGAGGCGGTCGACCCGGCCGCCCTGCGCGTGCCGGCCCTGGTCTTCCACGGCCCCGACGACACCCTGGCCCCCTGGCACCCCACCCGCGCCCTCGCGGCCCGCCGCCCCGACCTGGTCACCCTGCACACCGTCCCGCAGGCCCCGCACGCCTCGATGTGGAACGCGGACCCCGCCAGGTACGAGGAGGCACTGCGGCGCTTCCTGACGCCCCTGATGTAGGAGGGACGGCCGGGCACCTTTCCCGGCCCCCCGGAACCAGCGGACCGCATTCCGTTTGGGCTTTCGGCCCGTCAGCGGGAAGACTGCACCCGTGACGTCCCGGAAGCCTGAAGAGAAGTTGCCGCGAGACTCCAGACTGCGGCTTGTCCGCGCACCGCACGCGAAGGATGCCCGCCCGCTCGCCACCGCCCGCCGCGCCGTGACGGACCGGCGCGCCAGGCCGGCCTCCCGCCCACCGGAGGGCACCCCGGCCGCGGCCGAACTGGCCCGCCAGGCCAGAGCGGTGCTCGCCGACGCCGTCCGGGTCGCCCGCTGGGCCGACGCCGAGCGCGCCCGGGGCGGCGCACCGCGCCCCGCCCCGACCGGCAGCCTGTCCGGCGCCGCCGCCGAACTGGCCGCCGCCACCCTGGACCTGACGCCGGGCCAGGTGCGCGAGGGCTGGGACCGGGCCCGGCTCGCCGGACTGATCGAACTGCACGGCGGCACCGCCCGCCCCGGCTGGCGGCTGCGCGCCTGGGACCGCGACGACGCGGCCGTGCTGCGCGGCTGGGTCGCCCTCTTCGACGCCTGGTCGATCGTCCACCCCGCCCCGGCCGCCATCGCGCCCGCCGCCGTGGCCGAGGTCGTCGAGGCCGTCCCGCAGGTGCTCTCGCTGCTCCAGCTCTCGGCCGGGCCCGTCCTCGTACCGGCCCTGCTGGACCTGCTCGGCCAGCGCGTCGCCGAACTCCGCGACGAGCGCTGCGAAGTGCCGTACGGGGGCGACGCGGACGGCGCCGGCGACCCGCCCGCCGCCCTCGCCTTCCTCTCCCTGCTGCTCGACTGGGTGCTCGCCGCGCTCGCCGCCGTCGGCGCGCTCACCCTCGGCCGGGGCTCGGCGACGCTCACCCCGCTCGGCAGTTGGGCGGTCTGGGTCAAGCTGGAACAGATCTGCGTCGCCGCGCAGAGCCCGGCGGGCAACATCGAGCAGTCCGCCGATGACATGCTGCGCGGCTGCGCCCGGCTCACCCCGGGTCCGGCCCGTGCCGAGTACCGCGCCTGGCTCGCCGCGCGGCCCGTCGGCAGCGCGGTCACCGAACTGCTCGACGCCGCGCGGGGCGAGGACGCCCTGGTGCGCGGACTCGCCTTCGAGGCCCTGCGGGTGGTGGGCGCCCCCGCCGAGCCCGAGGTGCGCGCCGCCACCGACGAGGTCTTCCTGCGGCCGTATGCCCTGCTCTGGCTCGCCGAGCACGAGGGCACCGACCCGGAGGACGCCACCTCCGTCCTCACCCGGGAGGAGTCGACCTGGCTGTGGGTGGACACGGCGGCGGCCGTCGCCGACCACGGCGAGGTGGAGCTGATGGTGCGTCACCTCGACTCGGCGGTGCAGGGCACCGTGGCGGCGCTGCTGGACGAGGTGAGGGTGGTGGGCCACCCCCGTACCGTCCAGGTCCTGGTCGCCCTGGCAGCGGCCCACCCGGACCCGGCCCTCGCCAAGGCGGTCCGCCGGGCGGCCTTCCAGGTGCATACGGGCGGGGTGTAGGGCGGGGGAGTGGGGGTGGTGGGGCTGGTGGGTGGTGGTTAGTCGTCAGCTGTCAGCTGCCATCTGCCAGTCGGCGTCTGATATCTGACATCTGCCAGTCGTCATCCGACAGTTGCCAGTGGCGGACCGACAGCTGATAGCCGTCAGCCGTCAGCCGTCAGCCGTCAGCCGTCAGCCGTCAGCCGTCAGCCGTCAGCCGTCAGCCGTCAGCCGTCAGCCGACATCTGTCATCTGACCGCTGACCGCCGTCACCTGCCACCCGTCAGCCGACCGCTGTCACCCGCCATCTGCCACCCGACCCCCGTCACCCCTCACCCCTCACCCCGCAAACGTATTGCACCGCCCCATGTCGCCACTGCGGAATCCCGTGGTGAACCACTGCTGGCGCTGCTGGGCCGAGCCGTGGGTCCAGGATTCCGGGGTGACCCGGCCCTGGAACTTCTCCTGGATGCGGTCGTCGCCCACGGCCGCCGCCGCGTCCAGGCCGTCGTCGATGTCCTGCTGGGTGAGCCGGGTCAGCAGCGGGCGTCCGGTCCGCTCGTCCGGGGTGGTGGTCGCGTGGTGCGCCCACACCCCGGCGTAGCAGTCGGCCTGGAGCTCGACCTTCACCGCGTTGCTGTTCGCTCCCTGGCGGCCGTCCTGCGACTTGGCGAGGGTGCCCATCAGGTTCTGGATGTGGTGTCCGTACTCGTGCGCCACCACGTACGCCTGCGCGAACGGGCCGCCGCTGGAGCCGAACTTGGTCCGCAGCTCCTCGAAGAAGCCGAGGTCCAGATAGACCTGGCGGTCGCCGGGGCAGTAGAACGGCCCGACCGCCGACGTCGCGTTGCCGCACGCGGTGGGGACCCGGCCGGTGAAGAAGACGGTCTGGGCGCGGGAGTAGCGCCCGCCCCGGCGCGGGAACTCCTGGCCCCAGTAGTCCTGCACGCTGTTGACCACCGCGAGGATCCGGCAGTCCTCCTTGGTGTTGGCGTCCCGCCCCTTGCGGCAGCTCGCCTGCACCTGCCCCTGCGCGGAGACCGAGGTCGCGGGCTGGGAGTCGCCGGAGGAGAGCCCCAGCTGCTCGGGGCCCACGCCGAAGAGGAGCCCCAGGACCAGGGCGATGATCCCGGCGATGCCGCCGCCGATGGTGGCCCGGCCGCCCGGGACACGACTGCCGCGTACGTCCTTGACCTCGGACGTGTCCAGATCGGCGTCGTCGTCGAACTGCATGGGTCGCTCACCCTCCGCTCGCCGATGTCACCCCGAGTATCGAACAGGACAGTGCGTCGCGCCCGTTTTGACGCGGCGGCCGATACGCTCGGCGCCTCATGGACCGGAACCGTCTCGCGCTGGCGCTCGGCGCCGCCGTGCTGGCCCTGCCCCTGGTCGCCGCCGCCCAGCACGCCCGGCCCGCGCCCTACGGCGACCGCCTCACCGTGCCGCCGGCCGCTCCGTACGCGCGCGCGTACGTGCGCGTACGGGGTGCGGCCGTGGAGGCGTACGCCCCGGGGAGCGGGGCGCGCGGCTGGACCTACCGGCGCGAGGGGCGGCGTCCGCTCGCCGTGCGCACCGCGCCCGGGCACGCCTTCGCGCTGTGGAGCGACGGTCTGGTCACCGACTCCGCGCGCGTGCTCTCGGTCGGCGCGGTCCGCTGGCACCGGGCCGTGCCGGGCCTCGCGGGCTGGCTGGCGGCCCGCCCCGGCCGGGCCGGGGGCGTGCTCCAGGAGCTCGGGCGGCCCGGGCCGGGCGCGGGGGAGGGCGGCATGCTCGCGGTGCTCACCCCCGAGCGGATCGCCGCGTACCGCACGGCCGACGGTGATCTTCGCTGGACGCTGCCCGCCCGGCGCGGCTGCGCCTTCGACCCGGACCGGACCGCGCGCGTGGCGGGCGTACTGATCGTCGCCCAGCCCTGCCGGGACCGGGACGCGTGGAGCCAGGAGCTGGTGGCGGTGGACGGCCTGGGGCGGATCGCGCCCGGCCGCACGCCGCTCGGCAACGAGCTGCCCACCGGGTCGCGGCCAAGGGATCACCGCACGTAAAAGCAGTTGCACGCCCCCGCTAGAATTGTCCGCATGGCAATTCTCCTTGTGCATTAGACGGCGTCGATCGTCCGCGACCCCCGTCCATCCCGCCGTCCACACCGCCCTGGAGTATTTCCGTGATCACCGCCACCGGCATCGAGCTGCGCGCCGGCGCTCGCATCCTCATCGAGAACGCCTCCTTCCGTGTCGCCAAGGGCGACCGCATCGGCCTCGTCGGCCGCAACGGAGCAGGCAAGACCACCCTCACCAAGTGCCTGGCCGGTGAGGGCATCCCGGCCGGCGGCACCATCACCCGCTCCGGCGAGGTCGGCTATCTGCCGCAGGACCCCCGCACCGGTGACCTCGACGTCCTCGCCCGCGACCGGGTGCTCTCCGCCCGCGGCCTCGACGAGGTGCTGCGCAAGATGCGCGAGAACGAGGACCGCATGGCGAACGGCAAGGGCGCCACGCGCGAGAAGGCGATGAAGAAGTACGAGCGCCTGGAGACCGAGTTCCTGACCAAGGGCGGGTACGCGGCCGAGGCGGAGGCCGCCACCATCGCGGCGGCCCTCGGGCTGCCCGACCGGGTGCTCGGCCAGCCGCTGCACACCCTCTCCGGCGGTCAGCGCCGCCGCGTCGAGCTCGCCCGCATCCTCTTCTCGGACGCCGACACCCTGCTCCTGGACGAGCCGACCAACCACCTCGACGCCGACTCGATCGTCTGGCTGCGCGACTACCTCAAGACGTACCGGGGCGGCTTCATCGTGATCTCCCACGATGTCGACCTGGTCGAGACGGTCGTCAACAAGGTGTTCTACCTGGACGCCAACCGCTCCCAGATCGATGTCTACAACATGGGCTGGAAGCTCTACCAGCAGCAGCGCGAGGCCGACGAGAAGCGCCGCAA includes:
- the cobN gene encoding cobaltochelatase subunit CobN; this encodes MSTVLLLSTADTDLLAARASGAPYRIGNPTRLDVAEELPALLDGAAVAVVRLLGGKRAWEDGLAALRAAGIPTVLLGGESVPDAELMAESSVPAGVVAEALRYLVEGGPGNLVELARFLSDTVLLTGVGFAEPQPMPEWGVHGRRARLADRPTVGVLFYRAHELSGNTAFVDVLCDSIEAHGANALPVYVGSLRGAEPALYETLGRADALVATVLAAGGATAARASAGGDEDAWDIGALAELDVPVLQGLCLTSAKAVWEASNAAVSPMDAAMQVAIPEFDGRLITVPFSFKEQGPDEVPVYVADPERASRVAGIAVRHARLRHKPNAEKRIALVFTAYPTKHSRVGNAVGLDTPASAVRVLDALRDAGYAVEGHPDDGDELIHRLIAAGGHDVEWLTEEQLAAAPARVPLADYRSWFEELAPELRASIREHWGEPPGQLYVDGDEIVLASLRFGNVVVMIQPPRGFGENPIAIYHDPDMPPSHHYLAAYRWLETPVSRGGFGADAVVHMGKHGTLEWLPGKGLGLSAGCGPDAVLGELPLVYPFIVNDPGEGTQAKRRGHATVVDHLVPPMARADTYGDLAKLEQLLDEYALVSDLDPTKAPAVRAQIWTLVKAAELHHDLHLDEQPDDGDFDEFVLHIDGYLCEIKDVQIRDGLHVLGGGPEAGPRVNLVLAVLRASQVWGGEADALPGLRAALAEHFGLAEKELLAEPGAPVKVAAELTELVAGPARSAADAIDLLEQLCRRLAEGMEERGWDAAQCPGLVAEVLGGPLPAAVAVLEFACREVVPRLARTSDEIGHVLHALDGGYVPAGPSGSPTRGLVNVLPTGRNFYSVDPKAIPSRLSWEVGQALADSLVARYLADTGAYPKSVGLTVWGTSAMRTQGDDIAEVLALLGCRPVWDDASRRVTGFEVVPAAELGRPRIDVTVRISGFFRDAFPHVVGLIDDAVRAVAELDEPAAANYVRAHVDEDTAEHGDRRRATARIFGSKPGAYGAGLLPLIDARNWRSDADLAEVYAVWGGYAYGRGLDGRAARGDMETAFRRIAVAAKNVDTREHDLVDADDYFQYHGGMVATVRHLTGTGPEAYVGDSATPDQVRTRTLGEETHRVFRARVVNPRWMAAMRRHGYKGAFEMAATVDYLFGYDATAGVVDDWMYEKLASEYVFSAENQEFMRRSNPWALRGITERLLEAADRGLWAEPEAATLERLRATYLQLEGDLESDNA
- a CDS encoding cobyric acid synthase gives rise to the protein MSGGLLIAGTTSDAGKSVVTAGICRWLVRQGVKVAPFKGQNMSLNSFVTREGAEIGRAQAMQAQAARVEPSALMNPVLLKPGSDRSSQVVLMGRPVGELSARGYHGGRQEALLGTVLDCLERLRGTYDAVICEGAGSPAEINLRRTDIVNMGIARAAKLPVVVVGDIDRGGVFASFFGTTALLSPEDQALVAGYMVNKFRGDVTLLEPGIDMLHGLTGRHTYGILPYAHGLGIDEEDGLRVSLRGTVRESVVAPPVGEDVLRVAVCAVPLMSNFTDVDALAAEPGVVVRFVDRPEELVDADLVVVPGTRGTVRALEWLRERGLARELARRAAEGRPVLGICGGFQVLAEHIEDEVESRAGSVTGLGLLPVRVRFAAEKTLARPTGEALGERVEGYEIHHGVAEVLGGEAFLDGCRVGAVWGTHWHGSLESDGFRRRFLERVASATGRRFVPAPDTSFGALREEQLDRLGDLIEEHADTDALMRLIEQGAPVGLPFIAPGAPA
- a CDS encoding cobalamin biosynthesis protein; amino-acid sequence: MRADRTFAYGATAGLLGDLLLGDPRRGHPVAAFGRAAAAVERALWRDHRGWGALHTAVCAGGAAGAALLATRAVRGRPAASAALTAAATWAVVGGTSLGREARAIGAALDAGDVEAARARLPHLCGRDPQTLDAPGIARAVVESVAENTSDAVVGALVWGALAGVPGLVAFRAVNTLDAMVGHRSPRHLRYGWASARLDDVAGWPGARLTAALAVAAGGSPRAATRAWRADAAKHPSPNAGPVEASFAGALGVRLGGTLSYGGRVEHRPVLNGPGRAVEVGDIERAVRLSRRVGWLALGVAVAVRKVRT